In Scyliorhinus torazame isolate Kashiwa2021f chromosome 9, sScyTor2.1, whole genome shotgun sequence, a single window of DNA contains:
- the LOC140429278 gene encoding uncharacterized protein, which yields MTALLTTSKIKGTYHSIPRPHFGKSDHKTVLLLPAYKQILKRENPAKKVVQCWSEETEELLRDCLETVDWSIFKNSAPNLNEYATTVTDSISKYVDDCVPKKTVRTFPNRKPWLNREIDSLLKDRSEAFKSDDPDLYRKSRYDLHKAIRDAKREYQTKLESQTDSRRLWQGLNNTTGYKVKPSSISGSSAPLPDELNAFYARFEQVTNNPLSSAPAAHNSPIPTEVRSAFLKVNPRKATGPDGTPGRALRACADQLAEMFGDIFNLSLLHSKVPTCFNKTTIIPVPKKNQATCLNDYRPLALTSVVMKCFERLVMKRITSILLERLDPLQFAYHRNRSTADAISLALHPSLEHLDNKNSYIRLLFIDYSSAFNTIIPAKLISKLQNLGLGSPLCNWILDFLTHRPQ from the coding sequence atgACAGCACTCTTGACCacttcaaaaatcaagggcacctaccattccatcccccgaccgcactttgggaaatcagaccataagacggtgctccttctcccggcatacaagcagatactcaagcgggagaatccagctaagaaggttgtgcagtgctggtccgaggagacagaagagctcttacgggactgcttagagacagtggactggtctatatttaagaactcagcgcccaacttaaatgagtatgccaccaccgtcacagactccatcagcaaatatgtggatgactgcgtgccaaagaaaacagtacgtacgttccccaaccggaaaccatggctcaatcgcgagattgactccctactgaaggacaggtctgaggcattcaagtcagacgaccctgatctatacaggaaatccaggtacgacctccacaaagccatccgagatgccaagagagaatatcaaaccaagctagagtcacagacagactctcggcggttgtggcaaggactaaacaacacaacgggctacaaagtgaagccgagcagtatctccggcagcagcgcacccctccccgatgaactcaatgcattctatgctcggttcgagcaggtaaccaacaatccgctgtcgagtgccccagcagcccataactcacccatacccaccgaagtcagatcggccttcctgaaagtgaaccctcggaaggcgacgggcccggacgggacccctggtcgtgcactccgagcctgcgcggaccagctggcagagatgtTCGGCGACatatttaacctgtccctactccactccaaggtccccacctgcttcaataagaccaccatcataccggtgccaaagaagaaccaggcaacgtgcctcaatgactaccgtccgttggccctgacttcagtcgtaatgaagtgctttgagaggttggtcatgaagcgcatcacctccatactcttagaacgccttgatccactgcaattcgcataccaccgcaaccggtccacagcagacgccatttccctggccctacacccatccctagagcatctcgacaacaagaactcctacatcagactcctatttattgactacagctccgccttcaacaccataatcccagccaagctcatatcaaagctccaaaacctaggacttggctccccactctgcaactggatcctcgactttctgacacacagaccacaataa